One Synergistaceae bacterium genomic region harbors:
- a CDS encoding phosphoribosylaminoimidazolecarboxamide formyltransferase, whose translation MKEYALKYGTNPNQIPARIFMRDGGNLPLEVLNGRPGYINFLDALNSWQLVRELKASLNLPSAASFKHVSPAGAAIGLPLTDTERKIFFVDSNLSINDSPLACAYARARGTDRLSSFGDWIALSDECDEITAMFIKHEVSDGIIAPSYTPEALEILKSKRKGGYAVVRIDPDYEPESTETRDIFGVTFEQGRNTAPVIDPAKYDSPVTVRKDIPESARRDLTLALITLKYTQSNSVCVTKDGQTLGVGAGQQSRLHCVRLACDKADLRLLREHPKVLELEFRDDLGRPERDNAIASMLGGDFLSADEKRSFIAQNAGASLGSDAFFPFPDSIERAKMSGVKFVAQPGGSIRDDLVIKACDDYGMAMVMTGRRLFHH comes from the coding sequence ATGAAAGAATACGCGCTGAAATACGGAACGAACCCGAACCAGATTCCCGCAAGAATCTTCATGAGGGACGGCGGAAATCTCCCGCTTGAAGTCCTAAACGGCAGGCCGGGATATATCAACTTTCTTGACGCTCTAAACTCGTGGCAGCTAGTCCGCGAACTGAAAGCAAGTCTCAATCTCCCGTCAGCAGCCTCCTTCAAGCACGTCAGCCCCGCAGGTGCCGCAATCGGTCTCCCCCTCACTGACACGGAGCGCAAAATATTTTTTGTCGACTCAAATCTCAGCATTAACGACTCGCCCCTAGCCTGCGCTTATGCCCGCGCAAGAGGCACCGACAGATTGTCATCATTCGGGGACTGGATAGCGTTGAGCGACGAATGCGACGAAATCACCGCCATGTTCATAAAACATGAAGTCTCAGACGGAATCATAGCCCCCTCCTACACGCCGGAAGCCCTCGAAATTCTGAAGTCCAAGCGTAAAGGAGGCTATGCGGTTGTGAGGATTGACCCCGATTATGAGCCTGAGTCAACAGAGACCCGCGACATTTTCGGCGTAACGTTCGAGCAGGGACGCAACACAGCTCCCGTGATTGACCCCGCGAAATATGACTCGCCCGTAACAGTCCGCAAAGACATTCCCGAATCCGCAAGGCGTGATTTGACCCTCGCACTAATCACGCTGAAATATACGCAGTCAAACTCAGTATGTGTTACGAAAGACGGACAGACGTTAGGAGTCGGAGCGGGTCAGCAGTCAAGATTGCACTGTGTGAGGCTTGCGTGTGATAAAGCTGACTTGCGATTGCTCCGTGAACATCCGAAAGTGTTGGAGCTTGAGTTCCGCGATGATTTGGGACGGCCTGAGAGGGACAACGCTATAGCCTCAATGCTTGGCGGTGATTTCCTGAGTGCTGACGAAAAACGGAGCTTCATTGCACAGAATGCGGGCGCGAGTCTTGGGAGCGATGCATTTTTCCCGTTCCCTGACAGCATAGAGCGGGCGAAAATGAGCGGGGTTAAGTTTGTTGCACAGCCGGGAGGATCAATTCGCG
- the purN gene encoding phosphoribosylglycinamide formyltransferase, whose amino-acid sequence MVKIAVLVSGGGTNLQALIDAQNNGVLSSGKIVHVISSCENAYALKRAERADIPSSVAKSEAEIISVLETVRPGLIVLAGYMKILTKEFLDRVRVPVVNIHPSLIPSFCGKGYYGLKVHEAVLKSGVKVTGATVHYVNEIPDGGEIIAQKAIDILPNDTPESLQRRVMECCEWVILPRAVESVCRKIEPKIFPRQQKYAGRGIITGMTPSGGKALAYFIMGRSISSKARIFERSGDNLIIKLTRDDKNFDPSLILYSPLRTIGDNLIITNGDQTDTIYDALKNGGTFEEALRTREYEPDAPHYTPRISAIMTPLGHKMSILKRAGKYFYEYEYTPGKGRLIHTYNHDVMPGGILPSFEGEPREVNIPDDMNHFADSLWDELGEDYRVALYMRYYDGETYTDKLFNTQRG is encoded by the coding sequence TTGGTGAAAATTGCTGTGTTAGTGTCAGGAGGAGGGACAAACCTTCAGGCGTTAATTGACGCTCAGAACAACGGGGTGCTGTCATCGGGAAAAATTGTTCATGTGATTTCGAGCTGTGAGAATGCTTATGCCCTGAAACGCGCTGAGAGGGCCGATATTCCGTCAAGTGTCGCAAAAAGTGAGGCTGAAATAATTTCTGTGCTTGAGACAGTAAGGCCGGGGCTGATAGTTCTTGCGGGGTACATGAAGATTCTGACGAAAGAATTTCTTGACCGCGTGAGAGTCCCAGTCGTGAACATTCACCCGTCGTTGATTCCGTCATTCTGCGGAAAAGGGTATTACGGCCTGAAAGTTCATGAGGCTGTCTTGAAGTCGGGCGTGAAAGTTACGGGTGCGACTGTGCATTACGTCAACGAGATCCCCGACGGAGGAGAGATTATCGCGCAGAAAGCAATAGACATTCTGCCGAACGATACGCCGGAGAGTCTACAGCGCAGAGTCATGGAGTGCTGCGAGTGGGTGATACTGCCTCGTGCGGTCGAGAGCGTTTGCCGGAAGATTGAGCCGAAAATTTTCCCGCGTCAACAGAAATATGCAGGCCGGGGAATAATCACGGGGATGACTCCTTCAGGCGGGAAGGCACTCGCGTATTTCATTATGGGACGGAGCATTTCAAGTAAGGCGCGAATCTTTGAGCGTTCCGGCGACAATCTCATCATAAAGTTGACGAGGGACGACAAGAATTTTGACCCGTCATTGATTCTGTACTCGCCCCTGCGGACAATCGGCGACAATCTCATCATCACGAACGGAGACCAGACCGACACAATTTATGACGCGCTCAAGAACGGCGGAACATTCGAGGAGGCGTTGAGGACTCGTGAATATGAGCCTGACGCACCGCACTACACGCCCCGAATCAGCGCAATAATGACACCTTTAGGCCACAAGATGAGCATACTGAAACGCGCCGGAAAATATTTCTACGAGTATGAATACACGCCGGGAAAAGGCCGTCTCATTCACACGTACAATCATGACGTAATGCCCGGAGGGATTCTGCCATCATTCGAGGGGGAGCCGCGGGAAGTGAATATCCCCGATGACATGAATCACTTTGCGGACTCATTGTGGGACGAACTCGGAGAGGATTACAGGGTTGCGCTTTACATGAGATATTATGACGGTGAGACGTACACGGACAAACTATTCAACACACAAAGAGGGTAA
- a CDS encoding phosphoribosylformylglycinamidine cyclo-ligase, whose translation MTSERNTVSAKYAESGVNVQAGYDAVRLMREHVARTMIPGVIGGLGGFGGMFVLPAGMRNPVLVSGTDGVGTKLKIAFMTDRHNTVGIDCVAMCVNDVLCCGARPLFFLDYVAVGKNIPERVAEIVSGVAEGCVLSGCALIGGETAEMPGFYPENEYDIAGFCVGVVERDEILDPHNVMAGDVVIALPSSGVHSNGFSLVRKVFSGTDIHTYIAELGRTLGEELLTPTRIYVKDILPIMPRVKSIAHITGGGFWENIPRAIPEGLSAKIDTSAIKVPPIFDVIMRTGNISRGEMYHVFNMGAGMMIIAGRDEADEILRSVTGSCVAGEIVKAEGGLLLW comes from the coding sequence ATGACATCAGAGCGAAATACAGTCAGTGCTAAATACGCGGAGTCGGGCGTGAATGTCCAAGCGGGTTATGACGCAGTGCGGTTAATGCGTGAACACGTAGCACGGACGATGATACCCGGCGTAATCGGAGGGCTTGGCGGTTTCGGCGGAATGTTTGTGCTTCCTGCGGGAATGCGGAATCCTGTGCTTGTTTCGGGGACAGACGGAGTCGGGACAAAGCTCAAGATAGCATTCATGACGGACAGACATAACACGGTCGGTATTGACTGTGTTGCGATGTGCGTGAATGATGTGCTTTGCTGCGGAGCGAGGCCGTTATTTTTCTTGGACTATGTAGCTGTCGGCAAAAATATTCCTGAGCGTGTCGCTGAAATCGTTTCGGGAGTCGCTGAAGGCTGCGTGCTGTCCGGCTGTGCGCTAATCGGCGGAGAGACCGCAGAGATGCCCGGCTTCTATCCTGAGAATGAATACGATATTGCGGGGTTCTGCGTGGGAGTCGTGGAACGTGATGAAATTCTTGACCCTCATAACGTCATGGCCGGGGATGTTGTGATTGCGCTGCCGTCATCGGGAGTACACTCAAACGGATTTTCACTCGTCCGCAAAGTTTTCTCTGGCACTGACATTCATACGTACATTGCCGAGCTTGGGCGGACATTAGGCGAGGAACTGTTGACACCGACACGGATTTACGTCAAAGACATATTGCCGATAATGCCCCGCGTGAAATCTATAGCACATATTACGGGCGGAGGCTTCTGGGAAAATATCCCGCGTGCAATTCCTGAAGGTCTGTCAGCAAAAATTGACACAAGCGCGATAAAAGTCCCACCGATTTTTGACGTGATAATGAGGACGGGAAATATCAGCCGCGGGGAAATGTATCACGTTTTCAACATGGGCGCGGGAATGATGATTATTGCCGGGCGTGATGAGGCTGACGAAATTTTGAGGTCTGTTACTGGCTCATGTGTTGCCGGTGAAATTGTGAAAGCTGAAGGAGGCTTGCTGCTTTGGTGA
- the purE gene encoding 5-(carboxyamino)imidazole ribonucleotide mutase: protein MKNVAVILGSDSDLPVAEKCVSVLTRLNIPHEVRVISAHRTPDKARDFALNARANNIGVIIAIAGKSAALAGVLAAHTRVPVIGVPVKSDDLGGMDALLSTAQMPPGIPVACVAINGGENSAWLAGRILAVNDDDLSARLDDEAVKMAERVDRKDNDIRAKYSQC from the coding sequence ATGAAGAATGTAGCAGTAATTCTCGGCTCTGACTCAGATTTGCCCGTTGCGGAAAAATGCGTGTCAGTATTAACCCGTCTCAATATTCCTCATGAAGTCCGCGTGATTTCAGCCCACAGAACCCCGGACAAAGCCCGCGATTTTGCCCTCAATGCCCGCGCCAATAACATCGGCGTAATCATCGCCATTGCGGGAAAGTCTGCGGCTCTTGCGGGAGTGCTTGCAGCTCATACGCGAGTCCCCGTAATCGGAGTCCCGGTGAAGTCTGACGACCTCGGCGGAATGGACGCGCTTTTGTCGACAGCCCAAATGCCTCCGGGGATTCCTGTGGCCTGTGTTGCGATTAACGGAGGGGAAAATTCAGCGTGGCTTGCGGGGAGGATTCTTGCTGTTAATGATGATGATTTATCCGCCCGGCTTGATGATGAGGCCGTGAAGATGGCAGAAAGGGTTGACAGAAAAGACAATGACATCAGAGCGAAATACAGTCAGTGCTAA
- the csrA gene encoding carbon storage regulator CsrA: protein MLVLSRKVNESIQIGTDIEIMVIDVRGDVVRLGITAPQSTQIWRKELWDVIVKENRTASEAPKSTDLKGTPALPLSAFSKLSKIPTVKVGAQS from the coding sequence ATGTTAGTGTTAAGCAGAAAAGTCAACGAAAGCATACAGATAGGCACCGACATTGAGATAATGGTGATTGATGTCCGCGGCGATGTCGTAAGATTAGGGATAACCGCTCCGCAGTCAACGCAGATTTGGCGCAAAGAGCTTTGGGACGTTATCGTGAAGGAGAACAGGACAGCCTCAGAAGCTCCAAAGTCAACAGACCTCAAAGGGACTCCCGCCCTGCCCCTGTCGGCGTTCTCAAAACTCAGCAAGATTCCAACCGTGAAAGTTGGCGCACAGTCATGA
- a CDS encoding flagellar assembly protein FliW, with amino-acid sequence MSFMKFDTERFGEVAYSPEEVLTFPRGIPAFENMHSWILVGSDENAVKWLQSLDDSELALPVTSPDAIQPDYNARIPEEELKLIGGTNPADLALLIVVSIPQSAPWNMTANLRAPIIINLKTHKAVQVIALNEEYPIRHVVFPEDVREKMKASAQIGGGE; translated from the coding sequence ATGTCATTCATGAAATTTGACACCGAACGATTCGGGGAAGTCGCCTATTCCCCTGAGGAAGTATTAACATTCCCGCGGGGTATACCGGCTTTTGAGAACATGCACAGCTGGATTCTTGTCGGCAGTGATGAGAACGCTGTGAAGTGGCTACAGTCCCTCGATGACTCAGAACTCGCACTCCCGGTAACCTCGCCCGATGCAATTCAGCCCGACTACAATGCACGAATCCCGGAGGAAGAACTGAAATTAATCGGCGGCACTAACCCGGCAGATTTAGCCCTCCTCATAGTCGTATCGATTCCGCAGTCAGCACCGTGGAACATGACCGCAAATTTACGCGCTCCCATCATCATCAATCTCAAGACGCACAAAGCCGTGCAGGTTATCGCCCTCAATGAGGAGTACCCGATAAGGCATGTGGTATTCCCTGAAGATGTCCGCGAAAAAATGAAGGCTTCCGCGCAGATTGGAGGCGGTGAATAA
- a CDS encoding tetratricopeptide repeat protein, with protein sequence MAPLNPVKRDDIPAPDEKLIPEKIDLPSEDSQEGEIFVPESPTVPEEISAQYENDTQQDFPRNDSHGDSAVNIPRYAGNITQEDSPAYSPQSENDIQPENFANDAPPYDPAESHDSPPEYYAQDSQDDSAGYSPQYDSDSPGEELLHDHDWQERATGFTLSLDEPPPELWTHINDDDPEPDYEPTDSLQGAAYVQIHGRNFTERLHHTLKHRKERAQSEQEPEKPKHYMQKAIIFCGCLLMTLGFAVLALWFVWRETPDGMKRRAESFIEAGNFDEAAEIYRRAHRRYPDIPDFLAGLSESSQKAGHVQTAKTAHDEYIRLTSHDNPLAKPQTVTEIPRKPETETPAKPAPVSLILMEKPLTFQDYLNEANHAYNIGMYNRAVINFFRAMEINGRDIRPYLGLSASYRMKGMYFDSQRILDEARRKFGRSPALDMELHFLREAK encoded by the coding sequence GTGGCTCCGTTGAATCCCGTGAAGCGTGATGATATTCCAGCTCCCGACGAAAAACTTATCCCGGAAAAAATAGATTTGCCCTCTGAGGATTCGCAGGAGGGTGAAATTTTTGTGCCTGAGTCGCCGACAGTCCCGGAAGAAATTTCAGCGCAGTATGAGAATGACACACAGCAGGATTTTCCCCGTAATGACTCGCACGGAGACTCCGCCGTCAATATTCCGCGATACGCAGGCAATATCACGCAGGAAGATTCGCCCGCTTACAGTCCGCAGAGTGAGAATGACATTCAGCCGGAAAATTTTGCTAACGATGCCCCGCCGTATGACCCCGCAGAATCACATGACAGCCCCCCCGAATATTACGCGCAGGACTCGCAGGACGACTCCGCAGGGTATTCACCGCAATACGACAGCGACTCACCCGGTGAAGAATTACTACACGATCACGACTGGCAGGAACGCGCAACAGGATTCACACTCAGTCTTGACGAACCCCCGCCGGAATTATGGACTCACATAAATGATGATGACCCTGAGCCGGATTACGAGCCTACAGACAGCTTGCAGGGAGCAGCCTATGTACAGATACACGGGCGGAATTTTACCGAGCGTTTGCACCACACATTGAAGCACAGAAAGGAGCGGGCGCAGTCCGAACAAGAGCCGGAAAAACCGAAGCACTACATGCAGAAGGCAATAATATTCTGCGGGTGTCTGCTTATGACATTGGGCTTCGCGGTTCTCGCACTGTGGTTTGTGTGGCGTGAGACTCCTGACGGAATGAAACGCCGGGCAGAGTCATTCATTGAGGCCGGGAATTTTGACGAGGCCGCCGAAATCTACAGGAGGGCGCATAGGCGTTACCCCGATATACCCGACTTCCTCGCGGGACTCTCCGAATCATCGCAGAAAGCCGGCCATGTTCAGACAGCAAAGACAGCCCATGACGAATATATACGCCTAACTTCACATGACAATCCCCTCGCAAAGCCTCAGACAGTAACAGAAATTCCCCGCAAGCCTGAGACTGAGACTCCCGCAAAGCCCGCCCCTGTGAGTCTGATTCTCATGGAGAAGCCCCTAACGTTTCAGGACTACTTGAACGAGGCTAATCACGCCTACAACATAGGGATGTACAACAGAGCGGTGATAAACTTTTTCCGGGCTATGGAGATTAACGGCAGGGATATTCGTCCGTACTTGGGTCTGTCAGCAAGCTACAGAATGAAGGGTATGTATTTCGACTCACAGCGGATACTTGACGAGGCGAGAAGGAAATTCGGAAGGAGTCCCGCTCTTGACATGGAGCTTCATTTTCTGCGGGAAGCCAAATAA
- a CDS encoding lactate utilization protein, with protein sequence MVHDNVIRGNEIVGNDIVKALKRRGFGAEYVATSEEALKRVLEIIPEGATVGIPGTITVRDIGALDALKARGNTVYQHWGKMSNEERREARFRENTADVFLTSANAVTRDGRIINIDGTGNRVAGMAWGNGLVLFVIGINKLAFDLEDGLKRAKSATIPNAIRQNVETACVKAGHCVNCSAAGDDDSMCRAILILEEAVKGRKYHVIIVGESLGY encoded by the coding sequence ATGGTACACGACAACGTAATACGCGGAAATGAGATCGTCGGCAATGACATAGTGAAGGCACTCAAACGCAGGGGCTTCGGTGCTGAATATGTCGCAACGTCTGAAGAGGCACTGAAACGGGTACTCGAAATCATCCCGGAAGGCGCGACAGTCGGAATCCCCGGCACAATCACAGTCAGGGACATCGGAGCATTGGACGCGCTCAAAGCCCGCGGCAACACCGTCTACCAGCACTGGGGAAAAATGTCCAACGAGGAGCGCAGAGAAGCAAGATTCCGCGAGAACACCGCCGATGTTTTTCTGACAAGCGCAAACGCTGTAACAAGAGACGGCAGAATCATCAACATTGACGGAACCGGCAACAGAGTCGCAGGAATGGCATGGGGAAACGGACTCGTTCTTTTCGTGATAGGCATCAACAAACTTGCCTTTGACCTTGAGGACGGACTCAAGCGCGCAAAATCAGCCACAATTCCGAACGCAATCCGCCAGAATGTAGAGACAGCCTGCGTAAAGGCAGGGCATTGCGTCAACTGCTCCGCGGCAGGCGATGACGACTCTATGTGCCGGGCAATTCTCATCTTGGAGGAAGCTGTGAAGGGCAGAAAGTATCACGTGATTATAGTCGGCGAAAGTTTAGGCTACTAG
- a CDS encoding asparaginase has product MENRDKIVILLAGGRIVQRQDGQELTDEELYALLPDDVKSYVVFQKWSFQPVSNYTLRMCGELISMVNSFVHDEGARGVVVTCGIPLLAELSYFADLVWNLNPPLIFTGSIFNAGTPGSETGTRLRQSVRAALSGSCTGKGALICIQDAIYAPADVLRISNFNRAGLLAFPESPLGVFSQPSGNFISLRFPRHRYVQNMQKPLARNIPIITASLGDGDVILRALLDKRFEELDGLVISGLGDGDVPSSWVPMLRKLLRADIPIVLTSRYPDGIVQATENYEGSASQLLEMGLLNGGMLSPYQARIKLAVGMSAGLEGASLSDYIAGRQ; this is encoded by the coding sequence ATGGAGAACAGAGACAAAATAGTAATATTGCTTGCGGGAGGAAGAATCGTACAGCGTCAGGACGGCCAAGAATTAACAGACGAGGAACTATACGCGCTATTGCCTGATGACGTGAAAAGCTATGTAGTGTTTCAGAAATGGAGCTTTCAGCCGGTCAGCAATTACACTCTCAGGATGTGCGGAGAGTTAATCAGCATGGTAAATTCATTCGTACATGACGAGGGCGCAAGGGGGGTAGTTGTAACATGCGGCATTCCATTATTGGCGGAGCTGTCATATTTTGCCGACCTTGTGTGGAATCTGAATCCCCCGCTGATATTCACCGGGTCAATCTTCAACGCAGGGACTCCGGGCAGTGAGACAGGGACTCGCCTCCGTCAGTCAGTCCGGGCGGCATTGTCGGGTTCATGCACGGGAAAAGGCGCGCTAATCTGCATTCAGGACGCTATATATGCTCCCGCTGATGTCCTGAGAATCTCGAATTTCAACCGGGCAGGGCTTCTTGCGTTTCCTGAGTCGCCGTTAGGAGTCTTCAGCCAGCCTTCCGGGAATTTTATCTCACTGCGATTCCCCCGCCACAGGTACGTACAGAACATGCAGAAACCTTTAGCCCGGAACATTCCCATAATCACAGCTTCATTAGGGGACGGAGATGTTATTCTGCGGGCGTTGCTTGACAAACGTTTTGAGGAGCTTGACGGCCTTGTGATTTCGGGGTTAGGGGACGGAGATGTGCCAAGCTCGTGGGTTCCTATGCTGCGGAAATTATTGCGTGCTGATATTCCTATAGTGCTTACATCGAGATACCCGGACGGAATTGTTCAGGCAACGGAAAATTACGAGGGCAGTGCGTCTCAATTGCTTGAGATGGGACTCCTTAACGGCGGAATGTTATCACCCTATCAGGCGCGGATAAAGCTGGCTGTAGGAATGTCGGCGGGGCTTGAGGGTGCGTCATTGTCGGACTACATAGCGGGGAGGCAGTAA
- the der gene encoding ribosome biogenesis GTPase Der, with the protein MAGIVAIIGRPNAGKSSLFNRLTGTKDAIVDDIPGVTRDRLYGECEYGGRSFYAVDTGGIFGEDSDFSAGIKSHVESAVRECDAVIFLVDGKAGVTGSDEEIADFIRRSGNKPVIVAVNKLDDPKHDDSANDAYTLGFETVIPISAVHKRGLYELLDAVIDVLPADENDDDDDSDEIKIVIAGKPNVGKSSLLNKIIDDERSLVSPIAGTTRDPVDTRAEIGGQKFRIVDTAGLRRRAKFDGDLEYYSFVRTLAAVDRSDVALLLMDAQDPCTDQDKRIAGHVAGKGKGIIIVVNKWDLMSGEKKADEITRKIRDEMPFLSYAPIIFSSALSGRGVGKILQSAITVSKNRKKHIATNQLNRLMRDVLAFDRLPSDRKGRTLKVYYCSQAEEVPPTFIFFVNNPGLVNTGFENHVKNKIRELEDFSGTPIRTFWRGKE; encoded by the coding sequence ATGGCCGGAATAGTCGCGATAATAGGCCGTCCGAACGCGGGAAAATCGTCCCTCTTCAACCGTCTGACAGGCACAAAGGATGCCATTGTTGATGACATTCCCGGAGTCACGCGGGACAGATTATACGGTGAGTGCGAATACGGCGGGCGGAGCTTCTACGCTGTTGACACGGGCGGGATTTTCGGGGAAGACTCAGACTTCAGCGCGGGGATAAAGTCTCACGTTGAGTCGGCTGTGAGGGAGTGCGACGCGGTTATATTTCTTGTTGACGGGAAAGCGGGCGTTACAGGCTCGGATGAGGAAATAGCAGACTTCATACGGCGTTCAGGGAACAAGCCCGTTATTGTCGCGGTGAATAAGCTAGATGACCCGAAACATGACGACTCCGCAAATGACGCATATACATTAGGGTTTGAGACTGTGATTCCGATTAGCGCGGTGCATAAGCGGGGGCTTTATGAGCTTCTTGACGCTGTAATTGATGTTCTGCCTGCTGATGAAAATGATGATGATGATGACTCAGACGAGATAAAAATAGTAATAGCGGGAAAACCTAACGTAGGAAAATCGTCCCTCCTCAACAAAATTATTGATGATGAACGCTCATTAGTGAGTCCTATAGCCGGGACAACGCGAGACCCTGTAGACACACGCGCCGAAATTGGCGGGCAGAAGTTCCGAATCGTAGACACAGCCGGGTTAAGGCGGCGGGCGAAATTTGACGGGGATTTAGAGTATTACTCATTTGTGCGGACACTGGCAGCGGTTGACCGTTCTGACGTGGCATTATTGCTGATGGACGCGCAAGACCCATGCACGGATCAGGACAAGAGAATCGCCGGGCATGTCGCCGGAAAAGGCAAGGGGATAATTATTGTCGTCAACAAATGGGACTTGATGAGCGGTGAAAAGAAAGCGGACGAAATCACGAGAAAGATACGCGACGAAATGCCGTTCCTGAGCTACGCGCCTATAATATTCTCGTCAGCCCTAAGCGGGCGGGGAGTCGGGAAAATCCTGCAGTCAGCAATTACCGTAAGCAAAAACCGAAAGAAGCACATTGCCACGAATCAGCTCAACAGATTAATGCGTGATGTTCTTGCGTTTGACCGTCTACCCTCAGACAGGAAGGGGCGAACGCTGAAGGTGTATTACTGCTCACAGGCTGAGGAAGTCCCGCCGACGTTTATATTTTTCGTGAATAATCCCGGACTCGTGAATACGGGCTTTGAGAATCACGTGAAGAATAAGATTCGAGAGCTTGAAGATTTTTCTGGGACTCCGATTAGGACTTTTTGGAGGGGTAAAGAATGA
- a CDS encoding YkgJ family cysteine cluster protein translates to MYGNDSPHTSSYGYRIKLLAAFDDGSGTCVYLDRENNLCTVYGSRPLVCNVDEMYEAFFRDKMTREEFYALNYDACEKLKHCREK, encoded by the coding sequence CTGTACGGAAATGATTCGCCGCATACTTCCTCATATGGATATAGGATAAAACTTCTTGCGGCGTTCGACGACGGAAGCGGGACATGCGTTTATCTTGACCGTGAAAATAATCTCTGCACTGTTTACGGTTCGCGGCCTCTGGTCTGCAATGTTGATGAGATGTATGAGGCTTTCTTCAGGGACAAGATGACGAGGGAGGAATTTTACGCGCTGAATTATGATGCGTGCGAAAAGCTGAAACATTGCCGGGAAAAATGA
- a CDS encoding PD-(D/E)XK nuclease family transposase, with the protein MITNEEKLAALQELTLMDDFFMRLFFRDNIPCAERMLRVILNRPDIVVESVKVQYVLTAGDNSRSVRLDIWAREKNGTQIDAEIQNDSSGASPQRARYNSAMLDVNILKPGEPYSVLKTRKSIVIFITEKDVLGSGEPIYLIDRIIRKSGKPFGDGSHIVYVNGSCQDISTELGRLMHDFHCVRPEDMFDPVFADKAGEMKGVKEVGVLDDWEREVEARGEARGKALGIAIQSESIAQNLVRLGTIALDEIAKACGLPLQRVQELAAGK; encoded by the coding sequence ATGATTACGAACGAGGAAAAATTAGCGGCACTTCAAGAATTGACGCTGATGGATGATTTCTTCATGCGTCTGTTTTTCCGTGACAATATTCCCTGCGCTGAAAGAATGCTCCGCGTGATTCTGAACAGGCCGGATATTGTTGTTGAGTCGGTGAAAGTGCAGTATGTTCTGACGGCCGGGGATAATTCGCGGTCTGTGAGACTCGATATTTGGGCGCGTGAAAAGAACGGGACGCAGATTGACGCGGAAATTCAGAATGATTCATCCGGGGCAAGTCCTCAGCGGGCGAGATACAACAGCGCAATGCTTGATGTGAATATCCTGAAGCCGGGCGAACCTTATTCCGTCCTGAAGACGCGCAAAAGCATAGTAATATTCATCACGGAAAAGGATGTTTTAGGCAGCGGCGAGCCGATATACCTCATTGACCGCATAATCAGGAAATCGGGAAAGCCATTCGGGGACGGCTCGCACATTGTGTACGTGAACGGGTCATGTCAGGATATTTCAACGGAACTCGGAAGGCTGATGCATGATTTCCACTGCGTGAGGCCGGAAGATATGTTTGACCCTGTTTTTGCGGACAAGGCCGGAGAAATGAAGGGGGTGAAAGAAGTGGGAGTGCTTGATGACTGGGAGCGGGAAGTTGAAGCCAGAGGTGAAGCCAGAGGCAAAGCACTAGGCATAGCCATACAAAGCGAGAGCATAGCGCAGAATCTTGTCAGGCTGGGAACAATCGCGCTTGACGAAATCGCAAAAGCCTGTGGATTGCCCCTTCAGCGGGTACAGGAATTAGCCGCGGGGAAATAG